From Vicinamibacterales bacterium, a single genomic window includes:
- the tyrS gene encoding tyrosine--tRNA ligase: protein MASDVYREFEWRGMVYEGTEGVHDVLAREKVTCYIGFDPTASSLHVGSLLPLMALARLQRFGHSPIAIAGGGTGMIGDPSGKTQERQLLSLEQIDANLVGIRAQLERFLDFNAAANPARIVNNADWLAKLSLMEFLRDTGKYFTVNYMLAKESVKRRIEQEDGISYTEFSYLMLQAYDFLTLFDRYRCTLQLGGSDQWGNITAGCDLIRKLRAAKAHGLVMPLVTTASGVKFGKTEAGAIWLDPTRTSDFQFFQFWLNTDDRDALKYLKYFTFLTEEQVTALERELAAAPEKRVAQRELAREVTRLVRGDEAVARAERASGILFGGSMADAKADDVLEVFADVPSTEIDAARFAAPGLAIAEVMSLTGLAASKGEAGRLIKGGGVYLNDARVTDERARLTLEQAIDGRLFVLRKGQRSRHVVRVRG from the coding sequence ATGGCGAGCGACGTCTACCGTGAATTCGAGTGGCGGGGCATGGTGTACGAGGGGACCGAGGGGGTGCACGACGTCCTCGCACGTGAGAAGGTCACCTGCTACATCGGGTTCGATCCGACTGCATCGAGCTTGCACGTGGGCTCGCTCCTGCCGCTGATGGCGTTGGCGCGGCTCCAGCGCTTCGGACACAGCCCCATCGCGATAGCTGGCGGCGGCACGGGCATGATTGGCGACCCGAGCGGGAAGACCCAGGAGCGCCAACTCCTGAGCCTCGAGCAGATCGACGCGAACCTGGTCGGCATTAGAGCCCAGCTCGAGCGGTTCCTCGACTTCAACGCCGCCGCCAACCCCGCGCGCATCGTCAACAACGCCGACTGGCTGGCGAAGTTGAGCCTGATGGAATTCCTCCGCGACACGGGCAAGTACTTCACCGTGAACTACATGCTCGCGAAGGAGTCGGTGAAGCGGCGCATCGAGCAGGAGGACGGGATCTCGTACACCGAATTCTCGTACCTCATGCTGCAGGCGTACGACTTCCTCACCCTGTTCGACCGCTACCGGTGCACGCTGCAGCTCGGTGGGAGCGACCAGTGGGGAAACATCACCGCGGGCTGCGATCTGATTCGCAAGCTCCGCGCCGCGAAGGCGCACGGCCTCGTGATGCCGCTGGTCACGACGGCGTCGGGCGTGAAGTTCGGCAAGACGGAAGCGGGGGCCATCTGGCTCGACCCGACCCGCACATCCGACTTCCAGTTCTTCCAGTTCTGGTTGAACACCGACGACCGCGACGCGCTGAAATACCTGAAGTACTTCACCTTCCTCACCGAGGAGCAGGTGACGGCACTCGAGCGCGAACTGGCGGCGGCGCCCGAGAAGCGGGTCGCGCAGCGTGAGCTGGCGCGCGAGGTCACGAGGCTCGTCCGCGGCGACGAGGCGGTGGCGCGAGCGGAGCGGGCCAGCGGGATCCTGTTCGGCGGCAGCATGGCCGACGCAAAGGCCGACGACGTGCTCGAGGTGTTCGCGGACGTCCCATCCACCGAGATCGACGCCGCACGATTCGCCGCGCCGGGCCTCGCGATCGCGGAAGTCATGAGCCTGACGGGCCTCGCGGCGTCGAAGGGAGAGGCCGGTCGCCTGATCAAGGGTGGCGGCGTCTATCTGAACGATGCGCGCGTCACCGACGAGCGCGCGAGGCTGACGCTCGAGCAGGCGATCGACGGGCGGCTGTTCGTGTTGCGCAAGGGACAGCGAAGCCGACACGTGGTCCGGGTCCGGGGGTAG
- a CDS encoding phosphatase PAP2 family protein — MIVRLLIVALIVAAPAQAQSPQPARERAPISRWELPVTIAGLASALAASSLLDPANCHWCETTASGADAVNGLDRSVRNALRWSDANLGRADTLSYVTAFTPLGLVLVRRDLDGRGILTVVQALTTTSLIAQTVKIAAARERPSYRYRRPGSVDQPNDRNTSFFSGHTADAFTLLVSVAHETAARGRPTGWLWIAGVPLAAATAYFRVSADRHYLTDVIAGAGVGVAVGYGIPALQDARSVGRPTITPSVNAHGGQLIATWTW; from the coding sequence ATGATCGTCCGCCTGCTCATCGTCGCGCTGATCGTCGCCGCACCCGCGCAGGCGCAGTCGCCCCAGCCGGCGCGAGAGCGCGCCCCCATCTCACGGTGGGAACTGCCGGTGACGATCGCGGGCCTGGCGAGCGCGCTCGCCGCGTCCTCTCTGCTCGATCCCGCGAATTGCCACTGGTGCGAGACAACGGCCTCCGGAGCCGATGCGGTGAACGGCCTCGACCGCTCGGTGCGGAACGCGCTGCGATGGTCCGATGCGAACCTCGGAAGGGCCGACACCCTCAGCTATGTCACCGCGTTCACGCCGCTCGGACTTGTGCTGGTCCGTCGGGACCTGGATGGGCGCGGCATCCTCACGGTCGTCCAGGCGCTGACGACCACGTCGCTCATCGCGCAGACCGTGAAGATTGCGGCCGCACGCGAGCGGCCGTCATATCGCTACCGCAGGCCCGGGTCCGTCGACCAGCCGAACGACCGCAACACGTCGTTCTTCTCCGGGCACACGGCGGATGCCTTCACATTGCTCGTGTCGGTGGCGCATGAAACGGCGGCGCGGGGCCGCCCGACCGGGTGGCTGTGGATCGCAGGGGTGCCGCTCGCGGCAGCGACTGCCTACTTCAGGGTTTCCGCCGATCGGCACTACCTCACCGACGTGATCGCGGGCGCGGGTGTCGGCGTGGCCGTGGGATACGGCATCCCCGCGCTCCAGGATGCCCGGTCCGTCGGGCGTCCGACGATCACGCCGTCGGTCAACGCGCATGGCGGCCAGTTGATCGCCACCTGGACCTGGTGA
- the purN gene encoding phosphoribosylglycinamide formyltransferase, whose translation MNRTLGVLISGRGSNLQAIVDAIAGGTLHARIAVVISNRADAAGLERARRAGIETACLDHRAFASREDYDRALAGELRARHVGLVCLAGFMRLLSPVFIDAFPHEILNIHPSLLPAFPGLDAQHQAWAHGAKVSGATVHLVDRDLDAGPIVLQRAVVVLDDDTPDTLAARILVEEHRLYPEAIRILLDGGWRIEGRRFVAPAR comes from the coding sequence ATGAATCGGACGCTCGGCGTGCTGATCTCGGGCCGGGGCAGCAATCTGCAGGCGATCGTCGACGCGATCGCGGGCGGCACGCTGCATGCGCGTATTGCGGTCGTGATATCGAACCGCGCGGATGCCGCCGGTCTCGAACGCGCGCGACGGGCCGGCATCGAGACCGCCTGCCTCGACCACCGGGCGTTTGCCTCGCGCGAGGACTACGACCGGGCGCTGGCCGGGGAGTTGCGCGCCAGACACGTGGGTCTCGTGTGTCTCGCCGGTTTCATGCGTCTGCTGAGCCCGGTCTTCATCGACGCGTTTCCGCACGAGATCCTCAACATTCACCCGTCACTGCTGCCAGCCTTCCCCGGTCTCGATGCGCAGCATCAGGCCTGGGCGCACGGCGCAAAGGTCAGTGGCGCGACGGTGCATCTCGTGGACCGCGACCTCGACGCGGGCCCCATCGTCCTTCAGCGCGCGGTGGTTGTGCTCGACGACGACACGCCCGACACGCTGGCGGCACGCATCCTGGTCGAGGAACACAGGCTGTATCCCGAGGCGATCCGGATTCTGCTCGACGGCGGCTGGCGGATCGAGGGGCGACGATTCGTCGCGCCGGCCCGCTGA